A portion of the Wolbachia endosymbiont of Oedothorax gibbosus genome contains these proteins:
- a CDS encoding EVE domain-containing protein, with the protein MQLWLLKSEPSEYSWQKMEKEQVVEWDGVRNYQAQNYMKIMKVSDLAFFYHTGKEKAILGIVEVFKGYYHINDPKFGLVNVKFLKPLNNQVTLNNIKQNSLLKNMAILKQPRLSVSPVSEIEWNEVIRMSEC; encoded by the coding sequence ATGCAACTTTGGCTACTCAAGTCAGAGCCAAGTGAATACTCATGGCAAAAAATGGAAAAGGAGCAGGTAGTTGAGTGGGATGGCGTGCGCAATTATCAAGCTCAAAATTACATGAAAATTATGAAAGTAAGCGATCTTGCGTTTTTTTATCATACAGGTAAAGAGAAAGCAATACTTGGAATAGTTGAAGTATTTAAAGGGTATTATCATATTAATGATCCCAAATTCGGATTAGTGAATGTAAAGTTTTTGAAACCTTTAAACAACCAAGTAACGTTAAATAATATAAAACAAAACTCACTTTTAAAAAATATGGCTATATTAAAACAACCACGTTTATCAGTTTCTCCAGTTTCGGAAATTGAATGGAATGAAGTAATAAGGATGAGTGAATGTTAG
- the ybeY gene encoding rRNA maturation RNase YbeY, with the protein MLEVNILDEKWHSIIENPEDFVLDIINASLKELKIDHYKPNISIALADDNLLHQLNLKFRKMDKPTNVLSFPCEQLSNECDLGDIAISIGTIERESHEYYIPILAHIAHMLVHGLLHLLGYDHQKKDEEIIMKNLEREILASLGYNMCAI; encoded by the coding sequence ATGTTAGAAGTAAATATTCTTGATGAGAAATGGCACAGCATCATAGAAAATCCTGAAGATTTTGTATTGGATATCATCAATGCTTCTCTAAAAGAATTAAAAATAGACCACTATAAACCAAATATATCAATAGCTCTGGCTGATGATAATTTGCTGCACCAACTTAATTTAAAATTTAGAAAAATGGATAAGCCAACTAATGTACTATCATTTCCGTGTGAACAATTATCTAATGAGTGTGATTTAGGAGATATAGCAATTTCAATAGGCACAATAGAAAGGGAATCGCATGAGTATTATATACCCATTCTTGCTCACATTGCACACATGTTAGTGCATGGATTACTGCATTTACTTGGTTATGATCACCAAAAAAAAGATGAAGAAATTATAATGAAAAATCTAGAAAGAGAGATTTTAGCTTCGCTTGGCTACAATATGTGCGCGATTTAA
- a CDS encoding succinate dehydrogenase iron-sulfur subunit — MVQFSLPKNSKINQKGKIYPIPARAKNIRRFQIYRWSADDEKNPRIDTFFIDMDSCGPMVLDALIKIKDEIDSTLTFRRSCREGICGSCAMNIDGTNTLACTRSIHDIKGDVKIYPLPHMYVIKDLVSDLSQFYEQYKSIKPWLQADKPALPNKEYSQSPEDRKKLDGLSDCILCACCSTGCPSYWWNSDKFLGPAILLQAYRWIADSRDNKTDERLDVLNDPFKLYRCHTIMNCTKTCPKGLNPASAIVKVKQLMVEREGA, encoded by the coding sequence ATGGTTCAGTTTTCTTTGCCAAAGAATTCTAAGATTAATCAAAAGGGCAAAATTTATCCTATTCCTGCTAGAGCAAAAAACATCAGAAGATTTCAAATTTACCGTTGGTCTGCTGATGACGAGAAAAACCCTAGAATAGACACATTTTTTATTGATATGGATAGTTGTGGCCCTATGGTACTTGATGCATTAATAAAAATAAAGGATGAAATAGATTCGACTTTAACTTTCAGACGTTCTTGTAGAGAAGGCATATGTGGATCTTGTGCCATGAATATTGACGGAACCAATACTCTTGCATGTACTAGATCTATACATGATATAAAAGGTGACGTAAAAATATATCCATTACCTCACATGTATGTGATAAAGGACCTAGTCTCGGACTTGAGCCAATTTTACGAGCAATATAAGTCAATTAAACCTTGGTTACAAGCAGATAAGCCTGCCCTACCAAATAAAGAATACTCTCAATCTCCTGAAGATAGAAAAAAATTGGATGGCTTGTCCGACTGTATATTATGTGCTTGCTGTTCGACTGGTTGCCCAAGCTACTGGTGGAATAGTGATAAATTTTTAGGACCAGCAATACTATTACAAGCCTACAGATGGATTGCTGACAGCCGTGATAATAAGACAGATGAAAGACTTGATGTTTTAAACGACCCATTCAAGTTGTATCGTTGTCATACAATAATGAATTGCACAAAAACTTGTCCTAAAGGACTTAATCCGGCAAGTGCAATAGTGAAAGTAAAACAGCTCATGGTAGAGAGAGAAGGAGCTTAA
- a CDS encoding GNAT family N-acetyltransferase → MQDKKIYYSSLIVQNLKDYILYAANLSEWEVHDEFDNVTFTINGTKESLFNFVFCGDQCTELSIQKTLDYLRTRDIEATWVINSHMKIRDILEKCEVKHVSTPKKALLNMKNYFLPVDVISNLRLNAVNGSGLLEQLDLHTSKIFYHGVGIVSTFFRGLSNYDDKNSRLRFFLVTLNNEIIGTCGLYVQDSVAGFYSDGVLPIYRNRGIGTQMVLERIKIAKQLECKYIVAHCMKPSVNLYKRLGFQMLGNLYLYTSSA, encoded by the coding sequence ATGCAGGATAAAAAAATTTATTATTCAAGCTTAATTGTTCAAAATCTGAAGGATTATATACTGTACGCAGCAAATTTATCTGAGTGGGAAGTCCACGATGAATTTGATAACGTTACATTTACAATAAATGGTACCAAGGAGTCATTATTTAATTTTGTGTTCTGTGGAGATCAATGTACCGAGCTTTCTATACAAAAAACTCTAGATTATCTCAGAACAAGAGATATAGAAGCAACATGGGTAATAAATTCACATATGAAAATAAGAGATATTTTAGAAAAGTGTGAAGTAAAACACGTTAGCACACCAAAAAAAGCTTTACTTAATATGAAAAATTACTTTTTACCTGTTGATGTTATTTCAAATTTGAGGTTAAATGCCGTAAATGGTAGCGGTCTTTTAGAACAGTTAGATCTACATACTTCTAAAATTTTTTATCATGGCGTTGGAATTGTCAGCACATTTTTTCGCGGATTATCAAATTATGATGATAAGAACTCAAGATTAAGATTTTTTCTTGTAACACTAAATAATGAAATTATTGGGACATGCGGTCTTTATGTTCAAGACAGCGTAGCTGGTTTTTATAGTGATGGAGTTTTACCAATTTACAGGAATCGTGGAATAGGTACCCAAATGGTTTTAGAAAGAATAAAGATAGCTAAACAGCTTGAATGCAAATATATAGTAGCACATTGTATGAAGCCTTCTGTAAACCTTTATAAGAGATTGGGCTTTCAAATGTTAGGCAATCTTTACTTATATACCTCTTCAGCATAA
- a CDS encoding phosphatidylglycerophosphatase A translates to MKFLYKLISTWWLSGTVKKMPGTVGSLASYPIVPVILSNRILGAAIIFLLFLIGLWSIGNYIKHYKTSCDPKEVVIDEVVGQLLTILLVSILLSQEINCSLLLLCFFSFRFFDIIKTWPINLIDKNTKGPLGVMLDDIIAAILACVLIGAFYCLLLIYAG, encoded by the coding sequence GTGAAATTTTTATATAAATTGATATCAACATGGTGGCTGTCTGGCACAGTAAAAAAAATGCCAGGTACTGTAGGCAGCTTAGCTTCTTATCCAATTGTTCCTGTAATACTGAGTAACAGAATTTTAGGTGCAGCAATTATTTTTTTATTATTCTTGATTGGATTATGGTCTATAGGCAATTATATAAAACATTACAAGACTTCATGTGATCCAAAAGAGGTAGTAATTGATGAAGTAGTTGGTCAATTGCTGACAATACTTTTAGTTTCGATATTGTTAAGCCAAGAGATAAATTGCTCTTTATTGTTGTTGTGCTTTTTTTCTTTTAGGTTTTTTGATATAATAAAAACGTGGCCTATAAATTTGATCGATAAAAATACCAAAGGTCCTTTAGGTGTTATGCTAGATGACATTATAGCTGCAATTTTAGCCTGTGTTCTTATAGGAGCATTTTATTGTTTATTGTTGATATATGCAGGATAA
- a CDS encoding NAD(P)H-dependent glycerol-3-phosphate dehydrogenase — MAISILGAGAWGTAIAISLSSKKDVILWTRNKTTFESINGKRESDKLPGCRISDNVSVKLAIEDTINASVTILAVPTQSLREVCQQLHNCNLKKDVAIILACKGIEKSTLKLPSEIVNEVLPNNPIAVFSGPSFAVEVARKLPYSMVLACQNNTLGSKLVSELQQKNVKLEFSNDIIGVQICAALKNVFAIACGIIFGRKLGFNAHAALITKSVSEIKALYSAKVGNGNVDINTLLGPACLGDLIMTCTSLNSRNLSFGFKIGNSDNGFNVQQEGKSVIEGFSTAEPIFNLARKLKIKMPICEAVYRLLYESASIEDTISVLVN, encoded by the coding sequence GTGGCAATATCAATTTTAGGTGCTGGTGCATGGGGTACAGCAATCGCAATTTCACTCAGTAGTAAGAAAGATGTGATTTTGTGGACTCGCAATAAAACTACATTTGAATCAATCAACGGGAAAAGAGAAAGTGACAAGCTACCCGGTTGTCGAATTTCTGATAATGTGTCAGTAAAATTGGCTATTGAAGACACAATTAATGCTTCAGTAACAATCCTCGCTGTTCCCACTCAGTCTCTGAGGGAGGTATGTCAGCAATTGCATAATTGTAATCTGAAAAAAGATGTAGCAATAATTTTAGCTTGTAAGGGAATAGAAAAGTCTACATTAAAATTACCTAGTGAAATAGTAAATGAAGTTTTACCTAACAATCCTATTGCTGTTTTTTCAGGTCCTAGCTTTGCTGTAGAAGTTGCAAGAAAATTACCCTATTCAATGGTTCTTGCGTGCCAAAATAACACATTAGGTTCAAAGCTAGTATCAGAGCTGCAACAAAAAAATGTTAAGTTGGAGTTTAGTAACGACATTATAGGAGTACAGATTTGTGCAGCATTAAAAAATGTTTTTGCTATAGCATGTGGAATTATTTTTGGTAGAAAACTCGGGTTTAATGCTCATGCAGCATTGATTACGAAAAGTGTGAGCGAAATTAAGGCTTTATACTCAGCAAAAGTTGGTAACGGTAATGTGGATATAAATACACTACTTGGGCCGGCATGTCTGGGTGACCTAATTATGACATGCACATCCTTGAATTCAAGAAACCTATCTTTTGGGTTTAAAATAGGTAATAGTGACAATGGCTTTAATGTTCAGCAAGAAGGCAAGTCAGTGATTGAAGGTTTTAGCACTGCTGAGCCCATATTTAATTTAGCAAGAAAGCTAAAGATAAAAATGCCTATATGTGAAGCGGTCTATAGATTATTGTATGAAAGCGCTTCTATAGAGGATACTATTTCTGTTCTTGTAAATTAG
- a CDS encoding response regulator transcription factor — MRILLIEDDQVSAKTVVNALTSDGHFCDVVTSSQDYNNNMVSSNGDYYDLVILDIHLPGDIDGYDILLRLRSAKIKVPVLILSCISAVNHKAKGLGYGADDYLTKPFHKSELLARIKAIVRRTKGHPESVIKIGNININFDHRVVEVKGKTVHLTNKEYSMIELLALRKGTVLTKEMFLNHLYNGLDEPSDNKIVDVFMCKLRKKLESANDGKSHIETVWGRGYVLKEYVDDEEYSNVNVGESSDGYQAEQVKDNA, encoded by the coding sequence ATGCGTATATTACTAATTGAAGATGATCAAGTAAGTGCAAAGACTGTGGTTAATGCCTTAACTTCTGATGGGCACTTTTGTGACGTTGTTACTTCTTCACAAGATTATAACAATAATATGGTTTCCTCAAACGGAGATTACTATGATCTAGTTATTTTGGATATACACTTGCCTGGTGATATTGACGGATATGATATATTGTTAAGATTAAGAAGTGCAAAAATCAAAGTTCCTGTCCTAATACTTTCATGTATATCTGCTGTTAATCACAAAGCTAAAGGACTCGGGTATGGTGCCGATGATTACTTAACCAAACCATTTCATAAAAGTGAGTTATTAGCTCGAATTAAGGCCATAGTGCGTCGTACTAAAGGCCATCCTGAATCGGTGATAAAGATTGGTAATATAAATATCAATTTTGATCACAGGGTTGTTGAGGTGAAAGGTAAAACGGTTCACCTTACTAATAAAGAGTATTCTATGATAGAATTGCTAGCACTGCGTAAAGGAACAGTATTAACAAAAGAAATGTTCTTAAATCATCTTTACAATGGCTTGGATGAACCTTCAGATAACAAGATAGTTGATGTCTTTATGTGTAAATTACGTAAGAAACTTGAAAGTGCAAATGATGGAAAAAGCCACATAGAAACCGTTTGGGGCAGAGGATATGTTCTGAAAGAGTATGTTGATGATGAAGAATATTCTAATGTTAATGTAGGCGAAAGTAGTGATGGCTATCAAGCAGAACAAGTGAAGGACAACGCATGA